Part of the Falco cherrug isolate bFalChe1 chromosome 1, bFalChe1.pri, whole genome shotgun sequence genome, GCAAGTTACACTCCATGGCCAAGAGCACTTAACAGGTTAATGCTGCGAACGGTACCGAGATGGACACACACCAAGCCAGAACTAATACCCAGCTCCAGAGTTCTGCCATTGTGTAGTGTAATTTTACATTCTGAATGAATAGatagttgtaaaaaaaaaaaaaaaaatcacaaaccaaTCTCTGCTTTGACAGACAAGCCTGTTACAGACAAGGTCAAGTGATTTAGAGCACAAGGAAGTGATGGTGAttagaaaaagctttaattAGAAGGCCATTTGAGCTCCAGGCAAACCGCTGCAGCACTTCCATTCTagtggcattaaaaaaacccagccaaccaaagaaacaaaaagccagtGCCGCCCCCACCCCCGAGCTCCTCCTCTTGCAGGGCTCAGACCATCCCTCTGAGAAAACCAGCCGGTGAAGGGTATTTACCGGTGTGACATTTCTGCAGGATAAGAAGCTTCATTTACACAGCGAGGTATAAACAGCATCGATACAAAGTCTGTGTTATTTGTAATCACAAATAATTAATTGTAATAAATATGTATCAAGTAACTTTGCAGCACGCCTTTCAGGGCCAAGACGCAGATATGTTCCACTCGGACGTGCTCTCTGGAAGGAGAAGACGGACATTAGCAGCATTTTCTGACTCACAGCCGTACTCCCGGCCTTGGAGAACACCGGCATTCCCAGCTCTCCGGCCCCTGGGAGCAAGTCCACCCAAGGCGCCGAGGCCTTGGAACGGGGGCGTGAAACCCAAACCAAACGCGCCATCCACGGGCCAGGAACAACCCCCAAGCGCATTGCTGGCAGCAACACCAGCGCCACAAACTTCCACCGACCTCCTTCGCGCTTCCCTGTGGCACTTGCCTGGGAACACGCATCCCAGACGGGAACAAAGCGGCTCCCAGCCGCGCCTTCTGCTTAGTTTTCCCCTTGGTCTCCGTCAGCTCCGCGTGTGTTTGCGCTTACTCCGAGTCATTTCTCAGCTACAGATACGCTTCTACCAGGAAATGGACAAGATTCAAGAGTAAATATTCTTCTGACATGTATCCGGCTCTTGGAAAGGGCAATACGCGACAGACAGGTAATAACACAGCTTTCCTAAGcgcaggagctgcaggctctgGATGCCAACAACTAGCTCTACAACTGTTGCGCACacgttgattttttttcaccattcGCTGACAGAACAAGAATATACACACTTGTGTaggcttttctctcttcctcacaTTTGATCTTCAGGTTTGCAGTTCTCCTCACCTCGAGGAACTCCATTTAATGTAGGGAAGCCCGCACGTCCTCAGCTCCATCTCTAGAGGGCTCAGCATAGtctggagctgcaggggaatGATGGACCCAAGGCCAGCACGCGCTGCAGTCATGCACGCCGGAGTCTGCAGCTCACGCACCCTCAAGCTGTGGATCGCTGTTGCGTACACATCCTTGTTCTTCCACCTGCAAGGGCAGAGATCCAGGACAAAAAGGAGCGCGCGTAAGAGCCCTcgtgccctgccccagccgcaATGAGGAGAGCGCGGAACCGCATTGCGCAGCCGCCGGCCGGGCTGGCCCGGGGGCAGGGCTGAAGCACCGCCAGGAGCAGTGGGGCGGGGCCGAGTGCATCGGCGGGGCGGAGCCTGGCCGTGGAAGGGAAGGGGGCGGGTCCCGGCCGGGAAAGGGGGTGGGGCCTGGCCGCGTGCCACCGCCCGTTGCCACGGCGCTGGGGAGCGCGGGTCGATTGTTGCGTGGATTGTTGGGTCGATTGTTGGGTGCGTTGTTGGGTGGATTGTCGGGTGCGTTGTTGGGCTGGACCCATCCCCGCAGAGCTGGGAGCGCCCGCAGCCGGGAGcggggagcagctctgcccgTGCTGCGCCGCACCAGGCCCCTCGCACTGCCGTAGCCGCTTTCCTTGCAGTGCTGAGAGCGCAGCCGTCTCTCCTGAGCTCTCTGCTCACCTACCCACGTCCCTAGCcacctgcccacccacccacccacccccgtcCCCATCTTCCTTCCCCCCTACACACCCACCTCCCTCACCATCTTCCTCCCTACACACCTGCCCCCCGCCAGGGAGGCCCGGGGCcgaggcagcaggaggaaccCGGCTCTTCATCCCAGGACACAGCCATGCCCTCGGCCGCCGATAACCAGGCGGCAACGCTGCGGTGCGGTCACTGGTAAGGCATGCAGCGGAGGCTGCCAGGGGTCTCCGGGAGCCATCACTGCACACACATCCATACGTATCCCCTTGACATGCTgccacgggctgggaggggcagcTCACTAACGAACATGCCCCCTTCATTACAAACGGCTGGCATGTGGTTCTGCAGTGTCAGGGCCTGACAACCTGCTCAGCCTTGACTCAAGTTTCTGACTTGAGCACGTAGGCAGGAACCAAAGTATTTGGTAGAAACAAAGACTTGGTTTTCAGCGAGGCACACGTGAACTCCATGGTTCCAAGTTCCGGTTCAGCATCTGGCAGAAGCCGGGATGTTGAAAACAGAACCAAGAGGCAcctcctgcttctctctgaTGACGCTTCCCTTTTCCCAGCCACACCGGTGTCGGTAATACATTCGCCGACAGCGATGCCAGCTCAGAAGTTACCTCCTGAGTACAAGCAACTAAAgacattccctttttttccccaaagggaCGTGGGACTCCAAGCAGTTTCTGGCAGCATCAGCCCGGCTGGTTTGCAAGCAGCTGTGTACGTGCAGTTGAGATGCTGCTGTTGGACTTTGCTGCTTTGCCGGGCTGTTGCCTGCTCGGGATCTGGCCAAGGAGAAAACTGAACGGCTCTGCTGGTTTTCTCCTTGGTGACATGGGAAGGCACAACAGGTTATAGAACTAATGTTGGTGTTCTGAGTTGTGCTTTAGTCTGGGGAGCATCGTCTAGAAAGGATGCTACCTGCCTGAGGCAGGAACAAGGGCGAAGCTCAGAGTGCCTCAGTTCTTTTTGGATCTTCTCTGTTTGTAAGCCTTGCCTTGTCCTCCAGACAGGAAAATGAGTCTTTTTTTGGGAAGGGGGTGAGCGGGGGAGTGTTGGCTCCAGAGTAAGATGGCTACTGCTATCATTCACTGAGCAAATCTGGCCCAAGAGGGTCTGTTCTGTAGTTTTTCCGAGCAGAGCACTGTTCGACCTCTCATAGCCCGGTTAGTTTCAGGAAGAAACTGTGATCTTCACGGATGAGTTTACTAATTAGTTCATCACCTTGAACCTGGTGATAACTTGTTTATGCTGCAAAATTTGCCTTTCTCATAATGAAACCCACCCCCCTTGATTTTATCTCCATGTAGTGTGAACATTGTGACCTTTGCATGCTATAGGCGTTAATATCCCACCTATGAAGGAACGTGGAGGCCTGGCTGGGCTTGCCTTGCTCTTTAGTTACTCGGTTCTCTAAACCATGAATTCATCAAAAGCTTTCTTAGgatttttgtgctgtgaaaaaCTGCTTGCAACTGTGGTCAGtgttattttctgcaaagtaaCCTCTGTGATGTTTCTCACAGCAACAAGGATATTCCTGCCTCTAATTTCACGATTCATGAAGTCCACTGCAGCAGATTTCTTGCAGCGTGCCAGTACTGCGAGGTTTACATCCCAATTTCGGAAATGAAGAACCATTTTGCATCTGAGCACGTGGAGGTGAGAAACGCATTCCTCCTCTAAAACTGCTGTCCTCTGTGGCAATTAATCTCATGAGGTCTGTTTATTGTAGGTTACCTGCGAGTGTGGgatgaagatggaaaaacaacACTTGGAGGACCACAAGGTTGGTGAACATCTATTGATGTTAGGAGATGTTTTGAAGCTACTCGATGGCATTTCCAAGCACCGATTCCAGAGCCTTTCTGTCAGCCAGGAGCCGGACTGCAAATTGTGATTGAGGCACCCTTTTTATCGAGCCCTAAATTCACACCCTCTGAGAGAAGGTGGTTGGAAACTGCCTTCAAGCAGTGGAGCCTGCTCAAGTCTTCATATCCAAGGGTTATCTGCGATAATTGGTGATTTTGTCCTTGTTAGTGATGAGGATGAAAAATGGTGCGCTGTTTCAGAAACACCGAATATGATGAACTCCACTTCTTCCGGTCCTTTCACATGACGCATTTCTGACTGCTGCAGTGGTCATGTGCATTTTAATAAGTCATGATGTCCAACAGACTTTGAAAAGAGTTTGTAAAATCAACAGGGGTTTTTTCAATTTCTGACTCCAGTTGGCTGCCGTCACAGGCAATCCTGTAATCAATGtcagccccttcccttcctATGGCCCCCCCTTGCAGACAGCTCTGCAAGTGCCACCTAAGTCTGCTTATTGCTGACAAACAAAGGATTTTCAAACGGTGAAGATATGACCAGGTCAAACCCCTGGAAGCACTTCATCCTGCACGTTTGTGCGTAGTGGTTCTAGTTTTGCCTGTAAAGCAAATGATGACGTATTCTTGCAGCATCTGCTATTCTAACAGGGCTTTCATCTCTCTGTAACCCCTCTGGAAGGGCAACTTACCTGTCATTCAGTCGCGGGTGAAGGACATAGGCAAGCAATTCTTGCCGAGTAGTAAGTGAGCTGTAAATCTGTTCCCTCGCAGAACACACACGGAGAAGTTTTCttagcagtgcccagtgcaaTGGGATCAGGACTGGGTTTTGAGACTGGCCCTGAAAGCTATCTTCAAGAAGCACAGTGGGAAGGAATCTGCTGTCCAAGTATGACAGGTTTTAAAGGAATGTCCTGAGTCTTCGGAGTGCTTCAGCTGGCGTGTTTATGACTACACAGGTTACACAGCCTGCTGGTCTTCACATTTCTCACGTGCTATCTTACTCCAGGCTATCCTTCAGCGTAGCTTTAGATCTGGCTAAAGAAAGAATGGACCGCTCAGCTCTTCAGCAAACGGGGAACCTCCCTCCACCTTTGCCTCGCTCTTCCATATGTGAAGAATAATCCCTCGTTCTATTTTCCAGGCGTTTGTGTGCCTTCTGCGACTTGTCCTCTGCCCTTACTGCGAAATACAGCTGCCTTTGAGAGCCATGGTTGACCATGAACTTTACTGCAGCACACGGACGGAGGAATGCGAAAACTGCCACCGCTACATACTGGTGCGAGACCTGAAAGAACATCCTCGGGTCTGCGGGCTAGTGGGGGTACAAACCCGAGGAAGTGCACCGTCTGACTTTGAGGATGAGGATGCACATTTGCAAGACCTCCGGCACAGTGGAAGAGAATCAGGAACAGGTAACTGTGCTGGGCCACTGTGGGGAATGCCCAAGGGGctagaaaagcagatttatagCAGCTGTGTAGGGGACACCCCTTAAGGACATTAGCAGAAGCAAtgtttcagcagcacaaagaaatcaGAAGCGAGGTGAGGTGCAGAGATGAGTAATAACCAGCTTCATATGGGACATTTGGCAGCCGATCCAAGCGTAAGGGTTTGTAACTCTTTCTGGGAAAACACTGGGTAATGACAGCTCCAGAGCCACTGGGAGTGGGCTGATTTTCCCGTGGAACAGAACTGCAAAGGTATAAGCCAGCTACACAGAGGACTGCTGAGGTCCCTGGGGCGAGAGCCCAGGCCACTGCCGGTTCTTTTGTCTCAAAGTATCGAGCTTCGCAATGAAAGCGGGAGTTGTTTGCTCGCGGCACATTCTGCCTGGGGTTGTGCGGCAGCTGCGCTCCTCCTCGGTTAAGCAGCAGGGTAGGTAAGATCTGGATGTGGGGTCACGTCTGTAGCACTGCGCATCTCTGCAGTGACGTCCCGGACATCGCTGAGACTATTATCAGCGGGGCAGACATGAAGCGTCAGCTGGTTGTGGAAGGAGAAATGGTGCTAAAGGATTTATTGGAGGCAGTCGTGGGCTTTTTTAGCAGACCGCTGGCTCTATCTTGGACCCCAAAACACTACTCTCACGCTGGATGGCGTGGATTTGCTGATGTGGAATGAATTCAGCAAGTGTGACTAGAGTAACTGTTGCCTTAACGTGTGCTCAGGTTGCCGTCCTGTGACACAGAACAGCAGCCTGTTGCGTAGGGATCCAACTGCGCCAGACTTCTCTCTGGTAGGGGATGTaactctgctttgctttgcagatgaTGAGCCCGTCACCCTGCCGTGTCAAAGTTGTGGCTTGCGGTACCCTATCTACGAGCGGATGGATCACGAGGTTTAGTATTTTTTGTATTACCTACTGACAAATAATGATTTTGAAAGCTCTAGTAACGCAAACTAAACTAAAGGCCCTGGAGTTGCGCAACAGAAATGTTTGCCTTGCACATCCGAGTGATGTTAAAACCAGCATGTGTGGCTCACAGCTcaggtgggagaggagcagaggcGTGTAACCTGTGTAGGtaagaggggaaggaggcaaCGCAGGCTGTCCATCTAGGAGATGGAGGAATGTCTCGCAGGGTAGAtgtgaagagagagagagagagaaaggttAAGGACGTGAATCTATCGGGAGCTCAGGCTAAGCGAGGAGCGGTGG contains:
- the LOC129735387 gene encoding uncharacterized protein LOC129735387, whose amino-acid sequence is CNCGQCYFLQSNLCDVSHSNKDIPASNFTIHEVHCSRFLAACQYCEVYIPISEMKNHFASEHVEVTCECGMKMEKQHLEDHKAFVCLLRLVLCPYCEIQLPLRAMVDHELYCSTRTEECENCHRYILVRDLKEHPRVCGLVGVQTRGSAPSDFEDEDAHLQDLRHSGRESGTDDEPVTLPCQSCGLRYPIYERMDHELVCVLRPAAEDSMPPKAKRQRQESAEPPWTRSKCQGRCMKKEPGPPAEEAQLPRRPRKTATGRNAQLPAPTSRGKARKKAAGKRGRARKRGACECAGASPSPQRPAKCSRSEPFTSGPSRYSPSQPSTSSEGESSLRTQHTGCSMQLQAPDPELMTRSQAASQPQGNGPSN